aaatgctgtggtagCCATGCCGGTTAAGTGTCTTCTCAATTTTGTCACCAACAGTGTCACCAGCGTAGAACTCCCACACCATCACAGCTTTTTCTTTATGCTTTACAGTAGAAACCATGCATTCAGGAACATTTTCTCCACCCTTTGTACATTCTAACAAAGACatgcataacaaaaaaaatctcactttTGGACTCATTAGACCAAAGGACAGTTTTCAACTGATCTAATGCAATGCAttggttttctttctttcttttttttgttttttgcttgttgTTACTTTCTGTTAAAGTAATGGAACTATAAACAGTCTCCTTTATGATGAATTATGTCTGCCGCTTAAACTCAGAGAAGCATTTATGTGAGCTCTAACCTGAGACGCTGTACAGTAAATCAGTGGTTTCTTAGGCTGGTCATTCCACAGTAATAAGCCtattctctgcagcagaggtagctcttggTCTTCCTTTTTTGGGATAGTCTTCATTAACTTTTGACAAGACACACCTGTGAGCTGAAAACTTTTCCATGTGTATGTGGAACCTTGTGAATCTGATGAGAGAATGCCATGAGAAtgccaggcttttttttttttttttttacagttccaAAATTGTTGCCAGGCTCACATGTGGAATTATTGCCATGTCACATGCTGCTAAATAAAAGATACCATGGTTAAACATAGGCTGAAACATTTACACTTCCAGCTGTTACTTTTATTACATGTATTgttaggttatttatttatttagattctaTGCATATCTAGGAGCACTCTGGTCATTTCACAAAGCTTTCCCAGAAaacttagggttagggttagggttaaaatgtctaaaatcaaaaatataattacaagctgCTGCAGCTACCAGGGAATATGTTGGAATTAAAAGTTCACCAGACGGAAAGCTAAGTCGCGATTTGACTGCATGGCTTAGAGTTCAGCAGCTAAGTGGATGCTTCCAGGAAGATGTCCTTCTAAACATGCCAAGAGTCTTAAATTATTTAGACAAAGAGTAACAAAGCCAGTGATTCAGCATGAATCTGTGTTGATCTCCTGTGaccaaaataatgttttaaaagattAGTGGTTTGTGCAATGTAGTTGAAACAGCTAATGTggattggttaaaaaaaaaaaaaagccttggctgaatgtacgaggggtgttcaagtcaaaccgtgaCTTTTGATTCTGCAGtgtaacaaaacacagttataagagtaaaaactccctttatttctctactgGGACAGCATAAGACAGATTTTataagacagatttttttttttttgtatgtgaaCGCCCTGGCTGATGTATTGCTTTGACATAGCATTGCAGACCTGGTTGAGACTGAATTCCTTGTATGCTTTTAAGATAATGAACAAAAGAGAGCACCTACATATATGCTATAAGAATGTTTACGCATACACACTTGTTAATTTAGACATGCAAACtatgttttattgtattctGTAAAAGCCTAAGGTTTACCCCAGTATTTACTTGTCTGTAATtaacactgtgtgtttgtgtgtttagagCCGATCAGATCAGAACAGACCTCCTTCATGAACTCACTGTGTATCATCACACAGAATGACTTTCCTCTcagtctttatttattcatcgtTATGGAGATACCATTCACACATGCCTGCCGGGTTCGCTTCTATTTGCATGACGTGACACATGCCTGGAATTTATTTTTGTCCGTTTAGCACTTGGTCCATCTGTTATGTACAAGGTGTAATGtgataaacatactgtactttaattGATGGTTATGAACACAAGGCATCTGGTACACAAGCAggattttgatatatatatatatatatatatgtatatatatatatatacacacacaccgtatCAGATGTTGAGATGTTAGAAGCTCAGGTAGGATAGTTATACCATTGGCTGCTGAGGTATCGATTTTGGATGGAAACTAAATATAGGATCATGAAAAGCGATTGGAGAAGTCGGAGAGGATCAGttttctgaattattttttaatctgtctGTTAGTGATGGGTGGATCAATTCTAAAGTATTGATGCTTTTaattatgccttttttttatcctaatttaaaaacatttcttttgggTGCTCATTTTTAAGAATcagaatattaaatgaaatgttaacatagatagatagacagacagacagacactttattgatcccaatagatatccatccatccacctatgTAATCACCTCCTATTGTTGCTTCCATGTTAAAAACATAGATGATTAAGTTGTAACTTGTCTgtcaatttagattttttttcttgaacatCTTTTGTGTGCATCTGTCTGTATTCGTCGTCTGTGCAGCTCTTCTACATCCTACACTGCCTGTCAGACAAAATTGTTCTGAGTTCCCAGACTGACTATGTACATTACCTGGGTCTGTTTAGCTACAAACACCTTGAACAAGTCTATGACTAATGATTTTAATCAGCTTACTTATTCTTTTAGGCAGCAGCTTTAGTGACGCACAAAGGTTTAACACAATTGctagttttttttccacatatgattaaaaaaaaaaaaaaagaaaaacatttgctGCGGCAAAAAGTTTTTTGAACATTTATACTGAAGTAATATAAAACATTGACTCGAAGATCTTTTATGGATAAACTTTCCAGACGGAACCCATTCAGTTGCTCAGCGACGAAACAAAAGGAATTACTCAAGAGACGAGTATTGTCTCATCCACCTCATTCAAATAGTCTTTACAAAGATCTAATTGTTCAGAAAGTGGGCATTATGGTGATGTCCATCCATCTTCAAACGCTTATCAGGTCGCAGGAGTGGCAGTTCCAGCAGGGAACCCCAAACTTCCCTTTCCCCAGCCACCTCAGCTAACTCTTACTGAGGCGTTCCCAGGCCTGTGTGGAGATATACAGTAATCTCTCCATCTAGTCCTTGGTCTGCCCCATGGTCTCCTTCCAGCTGGACGTGCCAAGAACACCACCCTAAGGAGGCGTCCTggtgacatactgtacttacTAGACGCACAAACCACCTTAACTGACTCCTTTCACACAGACCCGTGGTGGAAATCGAGTGCAAGGTGCCAACCATAATATGTTATTAACAATACAAAAGGAGGAGAGGAGTCAATCCATTAAATGAAAAGgcacaatttaatatttttattactttactttTAGAATAATTTctttacaatattatatatatatatatatatatatatatatatatatatatatatatatatatatatatatatatatatattatatatatttattttaataaaaagcaaaCAAGCTTGCCTTTTTCAGGATTTCTGCTTTTTTAGTAAGAGACTGTCCAAAGCCCTGATCCATCTGTTGCTGTGGGGGCCATGCTAATgttatgctaatgctagcacAATGACTCATCATGTTCTGTTTTGCTTCGTGAGGCAAGTGAAGTGTTTTTATCGCCCTTGTTGAAGAGCTCGTTTAAATCAGAATTAATTAGTGAAAGTGGACAGACATTGGACTGCAGGCAGTGTCGCCTCTGCTCAAGTGTTCCACATTTTCTCATGATCTGTACACAAAACTGTTATGTGCAGGAGAGAAAGTATGGTGTATTAGCCACAGTGAGAGAGATGCAGGATGTGGcatatctgtctctctgtttttgtttcatctatctatctatctatctatctatctatctatctatctatctatcccaatatgtacagtatgtatgtatgtacagtcaGGTTCataaattttagaaaaaaaaagaaatatgtttttgGTATTTGAAACGCTCAAGATGTGAGCGAATTCAAGAGTTTCACCTTCTATTCTAGGGGTTTGATAAAAGTGTAGCATTAACCGTTCAGGAACCCCATTTGGGGGCtcataaatattggaacaaATGAACAGTTACAAACCTAGGGATTGCCTTTaatacttgaataaaaatccTTTGCAGTGGATGACTGCCTGAGTTTCTTCCCTTGAGATGCTTTGTCAGGCCTTCAGTGGCTGCTAGTATGTGCATCTTTCTGCCTTCAGCCTTGACTGCAGTAAGTGAAAATCATGCTCCATTGGGTTAAGATCAGGTGACGGACTTGGCCAGTGAAAAATATCCCATTTCTTTGGCTTGGGTAactttcactgtatgttttgtgtcaTTATCCATCTGCAATATGAAGCGGGGTCCTatcagttttgcagcatttggctGAATCTGAGCAGAGCAAATAGCCCTTATACACTCGAGAATTAATCCTGCCACTCTTATCTTTCTGTACACCTTTTATCCGCTTGATTAGTCATGAAGTAATGAGAGAACAGGCCACATCTGGCCATGCAACTGCTTGTCAGacatttgttccattatttttgAGACCCTAAAAATGGGTGTGAGTATGAAATTTCTAAATGGGTAATGCCCCACTTTTGTCACACCCCCTGCTGAAAGTTCTCTTTGCTCACACCTGAATGTTCTATTCCAAATACAATGTGGTAATTTGAGGCCAAATGCCaaaaagttaagcctttatttttaacatatacATTACTTCACAGTAAAATATACGCACACCTTGCATATCCCAGCATAGCTGGGTTCAgggtgcagggtcagccatgatacagcaccccgggagcagatagggttaagggccatgcTCGAAGGCCCATTAGTGGCTAACCTGGGgaagctggggcttgaacctccAACCTGCAGTAACTCAGTGTTCCAAAATTATCTTGTTCCAAAATTTATGAACCGGATTCTATCTCTCTACAGTATCtattgatctatctatctatctgtctgtctgtttattggTTCCTATATCAGTCTGtctctcaggtctgtgtgtatggagtttgcatgtttttcctgtgcttggagggtttcctctgggtactctgatTTTCTCTCAcggtctaaagacatgcaggctAGGCTAATTTGcaatcccaaattgcccatagtgaatatgtgagtaagagtgtgtgtgcttgtgccctacaatggattggcagcctgtccagggtgtaccctgtctagtGGCCCGAGTACCCAAAGATAAGCCCCCGGCCTCCCGCAAACCTGTACAAGATTAGCGTTATAGACAGTAAGTGAGAGTGAACATGTTGGATTTTAACTACTTCTCATTCGgtttcaattatattttagaGCAGAATTGTTCTGTACATTATAACAGTATACTGTCTGCATTTCATGGCTATGTTTCTGGAAATTAATAGTATTTATgacaacaatttaaaaaataataatttaattcacCATTAAAAACTATAACCATGGCAACGCAGTTCATAaaacctgtttgtgtgtgtatattcagAACACATCGTGAAATTCAATCTTCCAAGCAAGCTGTACTGATTTAGAATCAGACCTGACCTTAAACCAGACAGGATTACAAGTAACTGTCTCTATGTCCTACATGCTGTGTTACATGTCCACCGGGAGGCGGCGTCTGGCCGTCAGCCATTTTGTAAATCCATTTTTTTCGGAAAATGAAAAGCAGTGACTTGTTCTTTTAGTCCCTACAGGACCTGCGTTCTGTGCACTGGGTTCATACCCAGAGATGAGAGCTGTGAGagagcattgtgtgtgtgcagtatgatATCTGTTGCAGTTTATTTTGTGGCATTGTGTTGCTTAGTGTTTTAAAACAATCAGTAACTCTCCAGGTGCATTAAATCACAAACTTCACATTTATAGTGTAAaagctcttttattttttaaatgacttttgaCTTATTCACTCCTTcgtttgttaatttttatttccttattataattttttttattaatttaactaacaactattttaatgaccttttttgttttgtttttccccttatttCTCCATTTTTTGTAAAGATTTGTAAATCCCTTAATTATTTCTTAGTTATTttaaccatatatatatatatatattttttttttttattgattatttcttgtttcttttttgcttagaattctttaaatgaaaaataagcaaaaatgtTTTCCTTCAGTAACACAAATTTCCATATTAATACAAATTTGGATGCTACTGTGATTTGCTTTTTCTAGCCTAAGGATTATAAGCCACAGATTTGTGAGTTTAGGAAAGACTGTGGCGGTACGGTGGCTTactggttagtactgtcgccctgcaccacCAGATTCCCGGTACatttcccacctcaggtctctgttcatgaagtttgcatgttctccctgtgcttggtggtttcatttgggttctccagtttcccagtctaaaaaTATTTAGATCAGGCTAAATGGcatttcccaaattgcccatagtgtgtaaatgagcatgtaagtttgtgtacagtatgtgtgtgcgacggattggcaccctgtccaggatgtactccGTCTTGTGctctaaatctcctgggataggctccagaccccccacgaccctgtttataggataaagtggtgtatACAATGAGCGGGTAAGTGAGTCAGAGGTCTATTATGTGGTTTTAGAAAATTGAAAAGGGGGGTTTGGAGTGTTGCTAGGGTTTGGACAATATGTGGCCAGAGGTATGTGAACATCTGACCATTACAGCTATATGTTGCATATCTCCCCCAGACTATGGCCTCAAAATTGGAAGCACACAGACGTATAGAATGTCTCTATGTACTAAAGCACTAAAGTGGAACTAagaggcccaaacctgttccagcatgacagtgCACCTGTAAACAAAGCCATGCCCAAGAAGACAAGAGTGTCCTGCACAAAACCCTGACTGGAACTCAAGCCGacgaaaaaaactttttctggAGCCCTAGTTTTATTCCTAGTAAATATGAAATGGGATGCTCAACATGTGCAGGCAGTAATGGGCAGATATCAATATTGTTTGGTAGTATAATTTATGCAAgcattttttgttgtaaatattacattttctctGCCTGGTAGAATTTTCTTGCATGTTCAATTGCAAAACTGATTTGCACAatgcaattttcttttaaagactGAGCTTATAATAGAGATGTAAACTCtttgtcatcttttttttaaacaagtctaCTCTAATCCTATAATAAAGCAACCTTTCATTAAACCGTGTCAGAAATGAAGTTATGTAGAACTGACATTTCTTCAGGCATTTTCCAGAATCTACTGTGATCTCAGTTCACTGTAGCACTGTGTTCATCAGGAGAATGATTTACTTATCAGCTTGGCAGGTTGCCATAGaaactactgtgtgtgtgaatgagagagagcaagagagagagagagagagagagggagagcgcaggttgtgtgtttttgagAGAGATTTCTTCCTTTGTTTAGAGGTTCAGCCATACAGAGACCACAAAGCCCCGAGTTCCTATTTAATCTCATCCATAAAGAACAGGTTTCTTATTAtaagtttaaaatgtgtaagcTTGTTTTAATAGCTGATAGCTGGAGCTGAACTCTGCAGGATTGCAGCTCTCTAAGACCGAACTTGCCCACCCctgctctaggttgttgatttggggATCTAAGGATCCGGGTTTGAGCCTTGCCAGCGGTGGTTGCCACACCCCTCTCTCAGGTCTACCCAGCTACCAAATGCAGTGACGCTACCAAAGCTGGTTACAAAAATGGGAGGGCTGTGTCAGTCTCcacaaattaaagctgaaagtatTGACTTCACTCACATTTTGAGTGTTGCATTTTGAATCTAGTGCAGTGGTgcacaaaaaccaaaaaacataGTTGTTCCAAGTTTAATTTTTGGTTTTCAGAATGTACATGATTTAAGGTCTTTAAACACCAGAGGCGAATGTCCAGAgcgatttttatttatatatttatttattttcacgtCAGGAATAATTTTTTGaaccatttaaaacattttacatcaaCAGCAGAACATTGCTGTGAGAAAAGTagcatttgtctgttttttgtttttttcactcctAGAcgattttgtcattttttttatacggatgacaagattttttttttacaatctgaccaatcacaatgCATCTTGTTGGAATGTCACTCCAAAACATGTTTCAACAATGTTTCTTTCAGTTAATGCAGTTATTTGCAGTAAAAGAGCCTAAAATTACATCGACTACAAGGTAGAGCTTTGTTATGATAACAGTGTGTTTATACTCGACTTTTCTTGTTCTGtctatttattgtatatattgcACAGTTGGTTTGTTATGTGTGAGGTGTCAGTCAGTCAATCCTAATGACGAGCAATGTACTGTAAAGCATGACGTTACAGTTCATCACCATGTATCTGAGAATCACCACAGAGTACGTACTGTACGAGACATTTTCTGGTACTGTCCATGTTGAGTGTGTTTGGGTGTAGTAGAGTTACCATTCATGTTTGTTGCAGTTGAGGATACCTGAGAGATACCTGTGTGTGAAGAAAGAGGGAGGAGGGTGAGGATAATAAAGGACATGGCATcactcgagtgtcattagcaatgttctttgctaattttttcaacaaaacagtctttccgttaacgtgtgtgtgtgtgtttgtgtgaaattcaaataagagagtagaaaggtttactgtgtaagatgagaaaggGGAGACggaggggctgattcctcctctccgcTTCCTTTAGattgacacacatacacacacagtgcctgcgcgcaTCAACTGAGACACTTATCACTTATAAattgtcgggatttattttttggaaaggtaaagtgcaggttaatttgtgttaattatttttatgtatttttttgggatgccgcggaacgaataatttgagtttccattatttcttatgggaaaatttgctgtgttttggaatactggcccgcttccggaatgaattatgctcggattccaaggttctactgtatatttattttaatttatttaaaatgctctGGATTTTAGGGGCTAGTAAATAGAAATTGTCAAATAAAAAGTGTGTAACTACAGGACGTgatcttattaaaaaaacagatcaGAACTGAGAGTAAGCTTAAGCACGTATACAGTATGCGATCACATGTTTAAGGGTGTGTGGCGGTGTACACCCGGGAGGGTATGTACTGATAAGCTTTTTGTGACTTTATCATTTGGACACACTGAGTCTTTTGAGGTGACAGTCTTAAGCCTACTCGATGTTGAAGACAGCGGAccgattttttttaatattatgagTAAGACTCGCTTTCTCCTAATACTACTCTCTGAAATACTGCTTGTCTAAATAACCCATGCTGGCATTTCTTTTTAGGTTAGGAATACTAACTGTGGGTTTGTGATTAGTGAAATGTTTCATGTGCTGTACGTGTATGATTACCTTAAACACGAAACGAAGCCGAATCTGTCATGatgttctttgtttgtttgtagcatgcagtgGAGCGTCTagtgaataagagagagagaaagaaagagagagaaaaaatataaatgagagagaaaggaaatatATAAATGAGAATTGCAGCTCTTTAGGTTACTGTCTTTATGCCTCATTATGAAAGAATTATGAAATTAtgaaagaagtgtgtgtgtgtgcgtgtgtgtgtgtgctgctccAAGGTTACTCCAGGAAATAAGAACTAAAAGCACAATAAGAAATGACCTTAGATAGATTCTGCAGTAGTGAAATTGTaagtaactgtgtgtgtatgtgtgtgtactggatgtgtgtgtgtgtgtatgtttgtaggTAAGGCGGAGGAGAGCGGCGTGGTGGAGATGGAGCTCCCTGTCCCTGTAAACATTCGGATCAGCAACATCACCTGCGACTCGTTTAAGATCTGCTGGGACATGGACCCTCGGACCAAAGAGAAGATCACACACTACTTCATCGACCTGAACAAGAAAGAGAACAAGAACTCCAACAAGTTCAAACACAAGGTCGGGCCGTGCTGATGTGTTAGAAAagatcaaaacacacacacttctaaatattaaaaacttcaTATTGCTCTTGTTTTCATTCAGTCATATTACAGCTTTCATACATCGTACATATTGCTCCTGGAATTCAAAAGtatttacagtgtaaaaaacTTCTGTGTATTTAGCCCGGCTTTGTACTTGATTTGAACTTGATTTTCTGATCTGCCTGTTCAGATTAAAAATGTCCTGTCTGTACGTTTACAGGATTTCCTTCTCAGTCGTTTTTACTGTAGTTGTGTTTTGACTACAGTACCATCTTTAATACACAGATTATAATTCaaaccagaaaaaaatatatgggaTAGAAAATGCAGACTCTCAGTGCTGTCAACAGGGGTGTTTACTGTACATGACTTTAACACTGCACTAATAATGGGAATAATTGGCTGATCAGAAAAAactgctactgtatattttagaaCAGTCTGAACCAGGTCCCAATAATACACTCATAAATCTAATAAACCTTGGACAGTTTCTAAAAACACTCACACCctaagtctggttcattttgatcagtgtgaACACAAGCGCACCAGGCTCAGGAACCAAAGGTGTTCTTGAGCACGGTATGGCAAACTCTGGCACAAATCGAATTAGATAAGAAAGCCAAATGTACCTGAACACAGAAGTGGACGGCTGTTTAAAACACAAATCATCAGTGCTGTCAGTTTACTCAAAaaaatttcatgtttatttagcaCGCACCAATCTCATCCTCTGAACTACACAGCCATAGCTGCTTAAGTAGTAAGTAAAGGCATCACTCTTGACCCTTTTctaaaatatcaatatttttaGGCAGAGCATGAGGATCGACTCCCTTGTTCTCGTCTCCTCTTTGTGTTTAATGGGGCCTGCAAACCAACTAGGtacatactgccacctgctgtatcaaatagaaaaaaattcacAAGTGAACTATGTGAACACTGGCCAGCGAGGGAGTAGGGAGGGGGAAGCAATCGTTCCTGGGCATTTTACAAATCAGTCGTGCCTAATGTAAAAGTGCCCTTAATGTCTGGAGACTGCTGAGTGATTAGTTCATATTGTCACATGATCACTCATTGAACTCTTTCCATATGTGTTCAGTAACATATGATGTTTTTTGGTTGCTTAGAACAGCTGTAATAGAACGTAATTCCAACCTAGAAATCAATCTACTGTAACGCTTCATTCAGAATTTCTTTCTCCCCCTATTTAGGATGTACCCACTAAACTGGTTGCCAAGGCCGTGCCGTTGCCGATGACAGTGCGAGGCCACTGGTTCCTGAGCCCAAGAACTGAGTACACGGTTGCCGTGCAAACAGCGGCCAAGCAGGGCGATGGGGACTACACTGTGTCTGAATGGAGCGATATTGTGGAGTTCTGCACTGCAGGTAATCCAAATTTACCTCTGCTTCATCTGTCTTTATTTACATCGATCCTAAAAAACGTTTTAGCTCAAAAGCTTAAAACACCTCGCTGATAACCTCATCCAGTCTGATCCAAATGAGAAACATCAACAGCAaaggcacaaacaaacaaaaccaaaaccagATGTTTTCCCATTaactttaacaaataaaaaaaatacaacacaaaATTCTTAAAAGATGATGGATAATTAAAAAGCCTGTATAAGTGAAAGTCTATAAATCTAACATCTATACCTTTTATATAGGTGCCACCTTGTGAACACATTTATTGCTTGTGTATAATTTTAGAAAGCCATATTCTTAACTTGCACTGTAAGGCATGCTGTTATAAAACATTATAGAGTAATAATACAACATTTCTGTTAACATCCcaaagctgattattttccaataacggCATCTGTGATGCTATGTAACAACAGACCATGCTGCGACACACAAATGCTCCACGGCAGGAAGAAAGGCGAAACGCCATCACCCTGCAATAGGTTCAAtctaaactcatcagaccacatgaccttttctattgctccaaagtccaatatttatgctatctaacaaactgaagccttttttgtgatgagtctcactaacaaatggtcttcttatggacacacagtcCTGTAACTTCTCacactgtgtatgtatgtatgtatgtaaatgctattactttcactattaaacatagctctggtttttattgttgttttttttaccatacaacttaaaaaaaaaacttttaaaaaagtgtttaagcCCTTAATtctcatttataattttattttaccgaatttctttcacaaagaactatccttccaggttttgatgtGTTTAATGTATTCCTAACCCAGGTCCAATAATTTcaaattttcttcttttcttcttctagcccaataatttgaccgtTCAGAAATGGTGCCTTTTATTTATAGACATTGTAGATAACAGATTAGAATgtgtctctttttgttttttttcatagatTACTCCCCTGTGCATCTGAATCAGCTGCTTCAGAAGGCTGAGGTCATCGTTGGCAGGATGCTCCCTTTCTCCGTCTTCTACCGCAATCAGAACCAGGAGTACTTTGACTACTGCAGGTGAGGAACCGGGAACCATAAATTACACACTTCAAAATAAACCATGATACACTGATGTTGGGTTGTCATGTGGTTTACCGAGAGGCTTTACACCTACGTGCTGTACTTTTAGTAACACACTAAGATGGgtaagaagaaaaacaagctATTTACAGGAAGAATACATCAATCTGCTCATATGCCTTATATTGAAATGAATGATAAACGTAATAGGAACGCTGGAAGAGGTACGTCTCAAAATGCTAAGCAGTCTGGGCtgagctttttttgttttcagaacGGCATGAGAAAAAGAGCCAAAATGTCTTAAatccaaatgttttaaaaaatgtttttttttttttattaattattgggATGAAAAGATGTTTCGGGCCCAGAGATGTCCAATTAGCTTGTGTCTAGTTCAGGTTTGTCAGCAATCTTCCCAAGACACTATGTTGGTTTTAACTTTACAAGTATGTATatgaatacagtataatattctTCTATTACTAATGATTGATATGATAAAGGTCCTGTAAATGTTTGGAAATGCTCCGGaagacagaagtgtgtgtgtgtgtgtgtaacataaGACATGAAAAGAAagggaataataataaacacctttttataaattttatttcatgataaaaaaaacgaacaaaaaacTCTTGGTGCTTACAGtgaatattatatacattatcgTCCAgatttttggaaaaataaagtcaaataaaaaaaatccactaaaaggttttttttttcttgtctctttctgtctctgtttcaGGGATGTGCAAGGTGGCCGGATGCTCCCCTCGGTGAAAGACAACAGCGGAAGTCACGGCTCTCCACTAAGCGGCAAAGTTGAGGGCATCTTCTTCAGCTGCAATACGGAGTTTAACACAGGTGAGCCGCCGCAGGACTCTCCGTACGGTCGCTACCGCTTCCAAATAAGCGCTGATGAGTTGTTTGGACCCAACACGCGCGTCTACTTCGGTGACTTTTACTGCATGTACACGGCGTACCACTACGTGATCCTGGTGCTGGCGCCA
This genomic stretch from Clarias gariepinus isolate MV-2021 ecotype Netherlands chromosome 13, CGAR_prim_01v2, whole genome shotgun sequence harbors:
- the phyhipla gene encoding phytanoyl-CoA 2-hydroxylase interacting protein-like a isoform X2; this translates as MSKAEESGVVEMELPVPVNIRISNITCDSFKICWDMDPRTKEKITHYFIDLNKKENKNSNKFKHKDVPTKLVAKAVPLPMTVRGHWFLSPRTEYTVAVQTAAKQGDGDYTVSEWSDIVEFCTADYSPVHLNQLLQKAEVIVGRMLPFSVFYRNQNQEYFDYCRDVQGGRMLPSVKDNSGSHGSPLSGKVEGIFFSCNTEFNTGEPPQDSPYGRYRFQISADELFGPNTRVYFGDFYCMYTAYHYVILVLAPRGSPGDIYCSERLPELDVTNNRFLTRTCGEDGRVEFRHAQDVILEIIYTDPVELNRGTVAQISGHQLMSMSTINAKKDPSCKTCNISVGR
- the phyhipla gene encoding phytanoyl-CoA 2-hydroxylase interacting protein-like a isoform X1, which produces MIMAVPGPLSPREGTVTKNLSLESLQLCERDGKAEESGVVEMELPVPVNIRISNITCDSFKICWDMDPRTKEKITHYFIDLNKKENKNSNKFKHKDVPTKLVAKAVPLPMTVRGHWFLSPRTEYTVAVQTAAKQGDGDYTVSEWSDIVEFCTADYSPVHLNQLLQKAEVIVGRMLPFSVFYRNQNQEYFDYCRDVQGGRMLPSVKDNSGSHGSPLSGKVEGIFFSCNTEFNTGEPPQDSPYGRYRFQISADELFGPNTRVYFGDFYCMYTAYHYVILVLAPRGSPGDIYCSERLPELDVTNNRFLTRTCGEDGRVEFRHAQDVILEIIYTDPVELNRGTVAQISGHQLMSMSTINAKKDPSCKTCNISVGR
- the phyhipla gene encoding phytanoyl-CoA 2-hydroxylase interacting protein-like a isoform X3; its protein translation is MELPVPVNIRISNITCDSFKICWDMDPRTKEKITHYFIDLNKKENKNSNKFKHKDVPTKLVAKAVPLPMTVRGHWFLSPRTEYTVAVQTAAKQGDGDYTVSEWSDIVEFCTADYSPVHLNQLLQKAEVIVGRMLPFSVFYRNQNQEYFDYCRDVQGGRMLPSVKDNSGSHGSPLSGKVEGIFFSCNTEFNTGEPPQDSPYGRYRFQISADELFGPNTRVYFGDFYCMYTAYHYVILVLAPRGSPGDIYCSERLPELDVTNNRFLTRTCGEDGRVEFRHAQDVILEIIYTDPVELNRGTVAQISGHQLMSMSTINAKKDPSCKTCNISVGR